A stretch of the Medicago truncatula cultivar Jemalong A17 chromosome 5, MtrunA17r5.0-ANR, whole genome shotgun sequence genome encodes the following:
- the LOC11425336 gene encoding LRR receptor-like serine/threonine-protein kinase HSL2, with product MKKLIFILLFSLVCSNGTTFSLSRDYEILLHVKNTQIDDKNKSLNDWLPNTDHNPCNWRGITCDSRNKSVVSIDLTETGIYGDFPSNFCHIPTLQNLSLATNFLGNAISSHSMLPCSHLHFLNISDNLFVGALPDFNSEIFELRVLDATGNNFSGDIPASFGRLPKLNVLNLSNNLFTGDIPVSLGQFPQLKVLILSGNLFTGTIPSFLGNLSELTYFELAHTESMKPGPLPSELGNLTKLEFLYLANINLIGSIPDSIGNLISIKNFDLSQNSLSGKIPETISCMKDLEQIELYNNNLSGEIPQGLTNLPNLFLLDLSQNALTGKLSEEIAAMNLSILHLNDNFLSGEVPESLASNSNLKDLKLFNNSFSGKLPKDLGKNSSIQELDVSTNNFIGELPKFLCQKKKLQRLVTFKNRFSGPMPNEYGECDSLHYVRIENNEFSGSVPPRFWNLPKLNTVIMDHNKFEGSVSSSISRAKGIEKLVLAGNRFSGEFPAGVCEHVELVLIDIGNNRFTGEVPTCITGLKKLQKLKMQENMFTGKIPGNVTSWTELTELNLSHNLLSSSIPPELGKLPDLIYLDLSVNSLTGKIPVELTNLKLNQFDVSDNKLSGEVPSGFNHEVYLSGLMGNPGLCSNVMKTLNPCSKHRRFSVVAIVVLSAILVLIFLSVLWFLKKKSKSFVGKSKRAFMTTAFQRVGFNEEDIVPFLTNENLIGRGGSGQVYKVKVKTGQIVAVKKLWGGGTHKPDTESEFKSEIETLGRIRHANIVKLLFCCSCDDFRILVYEFMENGSLGDVLHEGKFVELDWSKRFGIALGAAKGLAYLHHDCVPAIVHRDVKSNNILLDHDFVPRVADFGLAKTLQHEGNEGAMSRVAGSYGYIAPEYGYTLKVTEKSDVYSYGVVLMELITGKRPNDSCFGENKDIVKWVTEIALSTTHEGGGSGNIGRGYDCVITQIVDPRLNLDTCDYEEVEKVLNVALLCTSAFPISRPSMRKVVELLKDQKWALPKP from the exons atgaaaaaactcattttcattCTTCTCTTTTCACTAGTATGTTCAAATGGAACCACCTTTTCACTCTCAAGAGACTATGAAATTCTTCTTCATGTAAAGAACACACAAATTgatgacaaaaacaaaagtcTCAATGATTGGCTTCCAAACACAGATCATAATCCTTGTAACTGGAGAGGCATAACCTGCGATTCGCGGAATAAATCCGTTGTATCAATCGACCTCACAGAAACCGGTATTTATGGTGATTTTCCATCTAATTTCTGTCATATTCCAACACTCCAAAATCTTTCACTTGCTACGAATTTTCTTGGTAATGCTATTTCCTCACATTCCATGCTACCCTGCTCCCACCTTCATTTCTTGAACATCTCCGACAACTTATTCGTTGGAGCCTTACCAGATTTCAACTCAGAAATCTTTGAACTAAGAGTACTTGACGCCACAGGAAACAACTTCTCCGGTGACATTCCAGCGAGTTTTGGCCGATTACCAAAACTGAATGTGCTCAATTTGTCTAATAACCTTTTCACAGGTGACATTCCAGTGAGTTTAGGCCAGTTTCCACAACTGAAGGTTCTCATTTTATCTGGAAACCTTTTCACCGGAACGATTCCTTCGTTCTTAGGTAATCTCAGTGAATTAACTTATTTTGAACTTGCTCATACAGAATCAATGAAACCAGGTCCTTTACCTTCTGAACTAGGAAATCTTACAAAGCTAGAATTTCTCTACCTTGCAAATATTAACCTCATAGGTAGCATACCAGATTCTATTGGGAACCTTATTTCCATCAAAAACTTCGATTTGTCACAGAATTCTTTGTCTGGTAAAATCCCAGAAACCATTTCTTGTATGAAAGATTTGGAACAGATTGAACTATATAATAACAATCTTTCAGGTGAAATTCCACAAGGTTTAACAAACCTTCCAAATTTGTTTCTCTTAGACCTTTCTCAGAACGCTCTCACCGGGAAATTGTCTGAAGAAATTGCTGCAATGAATCTTTCTATACTTCACTTGAACGACAATTTTCTCAGTGGAGAAGTTCCAGAAAGtttagcttcaaattcaaacttaaaggatctgAAGCTTTTCAACAATAGTTTTTCTGGAAAACTTCCAAAGGATCTTGGAAAAAACTCTTCCATTCAAGAACTTGATGTTTCAACCAATAACTTCATTGGAGAGTTACCAAAGTTTCtctgtcaaaagaaaaaacttcaaAGACTCGTCACATTCAAAAATCGATTTTCTGGGCCTATGCCTAATGAGTATGGCGAGTGTGATTCTCTTCATTATGTAAGAATCGAGAACAATGAATTCTCCGGCTCAGTTCCACCGAGGTTTTGGAACCTTCCGAAGCTTAATACAGTGATAATGGATCACAACAAGTTCGAAGGTTCAGTTTCTAGTTCAATCTCAAGAGCAAAGGGAATCGAGAAACTGGTTTTAGCCGGTAACAGGTTTTCCGGTGAGTTTCCGGCAGGAGTCTGTGAACATGTTGAGCTAGTGCTAATTGACATTGGAAATAACCGGTTTACTGGTGAGGTCCCTACCTGCATAACCGGTTTGAAAAAGTTGCAGaagcttaaaatgcaagaaaacatGTTCACTGGAAAAATTCCCGGTAATGTTACTTCATGGACTGAATTAACGGAGTTAAACTTGTCGCATAACCTGTTATCCAGTTCAATTCCACCGGAACTTGGTAAATTACCTGACTTAATTTACCTTGATCTCTCCGTTAATTCTTTAACGGGGAAGATTCCGGTGGAGTTAACAAACTTAAAGTTGAATCAGTTCGATGTTTCTGATAACAAATTATCCGGTGAGGTTCCTTCCGGTTTTAACCACGAAGTTTATTTGTCAGGTCTAATGGGAAATCCAGGTTTATGTAGCAATGTTATGAAAACCTTAAATCCTTGTTCAAAACACAGACGGTTTTCTGTTGTGGCAATAGTTGTTTTATCTGCTATTCTTGTGTTGATTTTTCTGTCTGTTTTGTGGTTCTTGAAGAAAAAGTCGAAATCTTTTGTTGGAAAATCCAAACGGGCTTTTATGACAACAGCTTTTCAGAGAGTTGGGTTCAATGAGGAAGATATAGTACcttttttaaccaatgagaatttGATTGGAAGAGGTGGGTCAGGTCAGGTTTATAAGGTGAAGGTGAAAACAGGTCAAATAGTTGCAGTGAAAAAGCTTTGGGGTGGTGGAACACATAAACCTGATACAGAATCTGAGTTTAAGTCAGAGATTGAAACATTGGGTAGAATTAGACATGCTAATATAGTGAAACTGTTGTTTTGTTGTAGTTGTGATGATTTCAGAATATTGGTGTATGAGTTTATGGAAAATGGGAGTTTAGGTGATGTTTTGCATGAGGGGAAGTTTGTGGAGTTGGATTGGTCTAAGAGATTTGGAATTGCTTTAGGTGCTGCTAAAGGGTTGGCTTATTTACACCATGATTGTGTTCCTGCTATTGTTCATAGGGATGTGAAGAGTAATAACATATTGCTTGATCATGATTTTGTTCCTCGTGTTGCTGATTTTGGACTTGCTAAGACATTGCAGCATGAGGGAAATGAAGGTGCTATGTCTAGAGTTGCTGGTTCATATGGTTACATTGCTCCTG AATATGGTTATACACTGAAAGTGACTGAGAAGAGTGATGTGTATAGTTATGGTGTGGTGTTGATGGAATTGATCACTGGGAAGAGACCAAATGATTCTTGCTTTGGTGAGAACAAAGATATTGTGAAGTGGGTCACTGAGATTGCTTTATCAACAACTCATGAAGGAGGAGGAAGTGGCAACATTGGAAGAGGCTACGATTGTGTTATAACACAGATTGTGGACCCAAGATTGAACTTAGACACTTGTGATTACGAAGAGGTTGAGAAGGTGTTAAATGTGGCTCTACTTTGTACCTCAGCATTTCCAATTAGTAGGCCCTCAATGAGAAAAGTGGTTGAATTGCTCAAGGACCAGAAATGGGCTCTCCCCAAGCCATGA
- the LOC120580562 gene encoding uncharacterized protein: MGKDKQHSSFEPQSNQDKDKAEPNTTLGHGSPLPGNVPSSNQQQQPSMFQWPYPIQNAPQAPWQQLPHPQQGTQVFWPPQMLGWQAPPPVPGATSATNQNLVPNMYYSVGYPFPSFSATQVCKIIVELNIKFDILFTGPWDPSSNLAQMHQLQHSHVLNSVEAQSKENAKLWSMVNKLQAEVSDYKARLTILEQEVSSLKKDKMEGQPRKRGRPAKLSPINSLWVSQPLAHGKKPAPIKTQFESKSPIFEKVILKKVDHKEIPVRYARYIGNTAGTPSQYPARHVLDATHQQGGNVTPGSNFADEKDPSEEEENGTLGSIEDEMVDDDDDTGFST; the protein is encoded by the exons ATGGGAAAGGATAAGCAACATTCATCTTTTGAACCCCAG AGCAATCAAGACAAAGACAAAGCTGAGCCAAATACGACTCTTGGTCATGGTAGTCCTTTGCCTGGTAATGTGCCTAgttcaaatcaacaacaacagccaTCAATGTTTCAATGGCCTTATCCTATTCAAAATGCCCCACAAGCACCATGGCAGCAGTTACCGCATCCACAACAAGGGACTCAGGTTTTTTGGCCACCTCAGATGCTTGGTTGGCAAGCTCCTCCTCCTGTACCTGGAGCAACTTCTGCAACAAACCAAAATTTAGTTCCCAATATGTATTACAGTGTTGGATATCCATTTCCTAGCTTTTCAG CTACTCAAgtgtgtaaaataattgttgaACTTAATATAAAGTTTGATATATTGTTTACAGGTCCTTGGGATCCATCTTCTAACTTGGCTCAGATGCACCAATTGCAACATTCTCATGTTCTCAATTCTGTTGAAGCTCAG TCAAAGGAGAATGCTAAGCTATGGAGTATGGTAAATAAATTACAAGCTGAAGTTTCTGATTACAAGGCTAGGCTAACTATACTTGAACAAGAAGTTTCGTCActcaaaaaagataaaatggAAGGACAACCACGAAAGAGAGGGAGGCCTGCTAAGCTATCACCGATCAATTCATTATGGGTGTCTCAACCGCTAGCTCACGGCAAAAAACCTGCACCGATTAAGACTCAGTTTGAGAGTAAATCACCCATCTTTGAAAAAGTTATCCTCAAAAAGGTAGATCACAAAGAAATACCAGTTCGTTATGCTAGATATATTGGGAATACTGCTGGAACACCTTCTCAATACCCCGCGAGGCATGTGTTAGATGCAACACATCAACAAGGAGGGAACGTAACTCCTGGAAGTAATTTTGCAGATGAAAAGGATCCTTCCGAAGAGGAGGAAAATGGTACCTTAGGATCAATTGAAGATGAAATggtagatgatgatgatgatactgGTTTTTCTACCTGA